In the Arthrobacter sp. 31Y genome, one interval contains:
- a CDS encoding membrane protein, with the protein MAFAANEVVISRDAMTVYGFLMDGMNNSLWRSGVRSIALRSGVRGQKGALYQQTVTGPGGRPVAADFRITDARPGAEVRYAVVTGPARPTGGFYLSTEGNTTRLRFALEYHPKGLRKLMNGIIQKSLEGEVAQLEQLKVAIEAHADD; encoded by the coding sequence GTGGCATTCGCAGCCAATGAAGTGGTGATCAGCAGGGACGCCATGACCGTTTACGGGTTCCTCATGGACGGGATGAACAACTCCCTGTGGCGTTCGGGAGTTCGCAGCATCGCGCTTCGATCCGGCGTTCGCGGCCAAAAAGGCGCCCTCTACCAACAGACGGTTACCGGCCCTGGCGGCCGGCCCGTCGCCGCCGATTTCAGGATCACCGACGCCCGTCCCGGAGCCGAAGTCCGCTATGCCGTAGTGACTGGACCGGCTAGGCCCACAGGCGGTTTCTACCTCAGCACCGAAGGCAACACCACCCGCCTCCGGTTCGCCCTTGAGTACCATCCAAAGGGCCTGCGGAAGCTCATGAACGGCATCATCCAGAAGTCTCTGGAGGGCGAGGTAGCGCAGCTGGAACAGCTCAAGGTCGCCATCGAAGCACACGCGGACGATTAG
- a CDS encoding M15 family metallopeptidase, with product MRNARRRLAACAAIFSLAVAVGVMAGTPATAAPVPGTAAQAAVVQAAVPTAANPLPSVDPVGAPSNYSVLVNKSRPLNPVSYAPGDLVNARGSGQYLRAEAAAWLNGLFQGAADAGTGGLAVVSGYRSYAQQQQVYSYYVSIYGQAQADLISARPGHSEHQTGLAVDVGNANGSCGLSTCFGDTAAGIWVAANAHKYGFIVRYPNGYTNITGYSYEPWHLRYVGVDLATDMKRRGFPTMEQYFAGNPTAYASITSGADLVAADSSGRLLRYPAHGGGGYGVPTVIGSNWHGLKQAFVVDWDSDGVYDILAQWDNGTLGLFTGWPGGAFSTQIVVGTGDWDKMTITVGKWSAAERFPGVVGYFPDGGLRYYPNTLGRALIYRVDIGSGWAGMGLTMADWNADGANDILATTTSGQLLSYPGNGGGGFAGLPATVGSGWGTMKALVPSFGLSGPGTRSITAHTVDGLLVDYALGAGAWGTQRQVGKGWNGMKLFK from the coding sequence GTGAGGAACGCACGACGACGACTGGCAGCTTGCGCTGCGATCTTCAGTCTGGCGGTGGCTGTCGGCGTCATGGCCGGGACCCCTGCCACGGCAGCGCCGGTCCCTGGCACGGCGGCACAGGCCGCCGTCGTTCAAGCAGCGGTGCCAACCGCAGCGAATCCGCTGCCGAGCGTTGATCCTGTGGGCGCCCCCTCGAATTACTCTGTTCTGGTCAATAAGTCCCGGCCCCTGAACCCGGTGAGCTACGCTCCCGGCGACCTGGTCAATGCCCGCGGCTCCGGGCAGTATCTGAGGGCCGAGGCTGCGGCTTGGCTCAATGGTTTGTTCCAAGGTGCGGCTGATGCCGGCACGGGCGGGCTCGCGGTGGTGAGCGGCTACCGTTCCTACGCGCAGCAACAGCAGGTCTATTCCTATTACGTCAGCATCTACGGCCAGGCCCAGGCGGATCTCATATCTGCACGCCCGGGCCACAGCGAGCATCAGACCGGGTTGGCCGTGGATGTGGGTAACGCCAACGGTTCATGTGGGCTCAGCACCTGTTTTGGGGATACGGCTGCCGGCATCTGGGTGGCTGCGAATGCCCACAAATACGGGTTCATTGTCCGCTACCCCAACGGCTACACGAACATCACGGGCTACAGCTACGAGCCGTGGCACCTGCGTTACGTCGGCGTGGATCTGGCCACCGACATGAAACGCCGGGGCTTCCCCACCATGGAACAGTACTTTGCGGGCAACCCCACCGCGTATGCGAGCATCACCTCCGGCGCGGACTTGGTGGCCGCAGACTCTTCCGGCCGGCTCCTTCGCTACCCTGCACACGGTGGTGGTGGCTACGGCGTTCCCACGGTGATCGGCTCCAACTGGCATGGCTTGAAACAGGCCTTCGTAGTGGACTGGGATTCTGATGGCGTCTACGACATTCTGGCTCAATGGGATAACGGTACTTTGGGCTTGTTTACGGGCTGGCCTGGCGGTGCTTTCTCCACTCAGATCGTGGTAGGTACGGGTGACTGGGACAAGATGACCATCACCGTGGGCAAATGGTCCGCTGCGGAGCGCTTCCCAGGGGTCGTTGGCTATTTCCCGGATGGCGGGCTGCGCTACTACCCCAATACTTTGGGCAGGGCGTTGATCTACCGCGTGGACATTGGAAGCGGCTGGGCGGGAATGGGCCTGACCATGGCCGACTGGAATGCCGACGGCGCCAACGACATCCTGGCCACAACAACCTCCGGGCAGCTGCTCAGCTACCCCGGCAACGGCGGTGGCGGCTTCGCGGGCCTGCCCGCCACCGTTGGTTCCGGCTGGGGCACCATGAAGGCGCTGGTTCCGAGCTTCGGTTTGTCGGGTCCGGGAACGCGCAGCATCACTGCCCACACCGTGGACGGGCTGCTCGTCGATTACGCCTTGGGGGCCGGGGCTTGGGGCACGCAGCGCCAGGTGGGTAAGGGCTGGAATGGCATGAAGTTGTTCAAATAG
- a CDS encoding sensor histidine kinase, giving the protein MDRTGEEILAASRDATMHNRKFLVRGIAFLRLAQLLLWPASMMFGMTAGIENPALATVTIVLQTLWSLIWVTIVLSRNDVPGWSLWADVSINASAAVAAGLACYPWDALSWSNSAVPLALGSMFSLALLFPARQVVLAWIILSAGIGAGASVAMLQQPAMITTYFSTLVMLLVVATLGALVGHRLRALAENAGRTAEALEEALQWRRAAEIQGSERTRQYRTLHDTVLSTLSALARGSLDASDPLVQRRCAADAEYLRSIISSADRSAVNRLQGELAALGREQAVLGLRVHHQVADMPATVPDEVVTTIRDASREALNNVLKHSGQSQAWVTGRGDPSGNGGVTVTVTDRGRGFNPHAHSPGLGLSGSIIARMAEIGGSAVVESEAGQGTSVELRWPA; this is encoded by the coding sequence ATGGACAGAACCGGGGAAGAGATCCTTGCAGCGTCGAGGGACGCAACAATGCACAACCGGAAATTCCTGGTGCGGGGCATTGCATTTCTCCGGCTGGCACAGCTCTTGTTGTGGCCGGCAAGCATGATGTTCGGCATGACGGCCGGCATTGAGAACCCGGCGTTGGCAACCGTCACCATTGTGCTGCAAACCCTGTGGTCTTTGATCTGGGTGACTATCGTGCTCAGCCGCAATGACGTCCCGGGATGGTCGCTGTGGGCCGACGTTTCCATCAACGCCAGTGCTGCCGTCGCCGCAGGTCTGGCGTGTTATCCCTGGGATGCTTTGAGTTGGTCAAATTCCGCGGTTCCGTTGGCTTTGGGAAGCATGTTTTCCCTCGCGCTGTTGTTCCCGGCGCGGCAGGTTGTCCTGGCCTGGATCATACTGTCAGCCGGTATTGGAGCAGGCGCTTCCGTTGCCATGTTGCAACAGCCGGCGATGATCACTACCTATTTTTCCACCTTGGTCATGCTCCTCGTCGTGGCCACCTTGGGAGCTCTGGTGGGGCACCGGCTGCGCGCCCTTGCGGAGAATGCCGGCCGCACGGCGGAGGCATTGGAGGAAGCCTTACAGTGGCGCCGCGCCGCGGAAATTCAAGGCAGCGAACGGACCAGGCAATACCGCACACTGCATGACACGGTGCTCTCTACCCTCAGCGCGCTAGCCCGTGGCAGTCTGGACGCCTCGGACCCGCTCGTCCAACGCCGCTGCGCAGCTGATGCTGAGTACCTGCGCTCCATCATCTCCTCAGCGGACCGGTCAGCGGTGAACAGGCTCCAGGGTGAGCTTGCGGCTCTTGGCAGGGAACAGGCGGTGTTGGGCTTGAGGGTGCACCACCAGGTTGCCGACATGCCGGCAACCGTCCCCGATGAGGTTGTCACCACCATTCGGGATGCCAGCAGGGAGGCTTTGAACAACGTCCTGAAGCATTCCGGGCAGAGCCAGGCATGGGTCACTGGCCGCGGCGACCCTTCCGGAAACGGCGGCGTCACGGTAACCGTGACAGACAGAGGGCGGGGATTCAACCCGCATGCACACTCCCCTGGCCTTGGACTGAGCGGTTCGATCATTGCAAGAATGGCGGAGATTGGCGGTAGCGCAGTGGTTGAGAGCGAGGCTGGCCAAGGAACCAGCGTGGAATTGAGGTGGCCAGCATGA
- a CDS encoding response regulator yields the protein MSGVVRIGAIDDDRMLLQGLASWLEPLEDVLLVRMASTVPEYLQDPAEVEVILLDLNLRDGSNPARNVHELLQTGAAILVVSTIPDQEHVLATIEAGASGYITKDNDLPNLVDFIRAAAQGELAVSPELAFLLSTDARPQRPQLSAQESTVLRIYASGATLAATARKAGVAYGTAREYLERVKRKYTDAGWPTRTKLELRERLREEEL from the coding sequence ATGAGTGGTGTTGTGCGGATCGGGGCCATTGACGATGACAGAATGCTCCTGCAGGGCCTCGCTTCGTGGTTGGAACCGTTGGAGGATGTGCTGCTGGTCAGGATGGCGTCCACGGTTCCCGAATACCTCCAGGATCCGGCGGAGGTTGAGGTCATATTGCTGGATCTGAACCTAAGAGATGGAAGCAATCCCGCCCGCAACGTCCACGAGTTGCTCCAAACGGGAGCGGCAATTTTGGTGGTTTCAACAATTCCCGATCAGGAACACGTCCTGGCAACCATTGAAGCGGGTGCTTCCGGGTACATCACCAAGGACAATGACCTGCCCAACCTGGTCGATTTCATCCGGGCGGCGGCTCAGGGCGAACTAGCGGTCAGTCCGGAGCTGGCTTTTTTGCTCAGCACCGACGCGCGGCCGCAGCGGCCCCAGCTTTCAGCCCAGGAATCCACGGTGCTTCGCATCTACGCCTCGGGCGCCACCCTGGCAGCGACGGCCCGCAAAGCGGGCGTCGCCTATGGAACGGCCAGGGAGTACTTGGAACGCGTCAAACGCAAGTACACCGACGCCGGATGGCCGACGCGGACCAAACTTGAACTTCGCGAACGGCTCCGGGAAGAAGAGCTTTGA
- a CDS encoding N(5)-(carboxyethyl)ornithine synthase produces the protein MTAPNGQLSVGVLASSLKPNERRLPIHPQHLERIAPEVRRQLRFEHGYGERFGVPDSKLESLVGGLGTREELIANSDVILLPKPQAQDLAELRDGQTLWGWPHCVQDRAITQLAIDKKLTLIAFEAMNHWAGDGGFGLHVFHKNNELAGYCSVLHALALTGSTGDYGRRLSAVVIGFGATARGAVTALNAHGIHDVQVLTNRGVAAVGSPIHSVRIVQFDHDSKAPFLSEVITDKGRKPLAPFLAAADIVVNCTLQDPNAPLTYLRTEDLTEFQPDSLIVDVSCDEGMGFSWARTTTFDEPMFRVGGHVNYYAVDHSPSYLWNSASWEISEALLPFLDTVVAGPDGWDANETVSRAIEIRDGVIRNPDVLEFQGRSADYPHLPAA, from the coding sequence GTGACCGCACCAAACGGCCAGCTGAGCGTTGGCGTCCTCGCTTCCTCGCTGAAGCCCAATGAGCGCCGCTTGCCCATCCACCCGCAGCATTTGGAACGCATCGCTCCTGAAGTTCGCCGGCAGCTTCGTTTTGAGCACGGCTATGGCGAGCGGTTCGGTGTCCCGGACAGCAAACTTGAGTCGCTGGTGGGCGGGCTCGGGACGCGGGAGGAGTTGATCGCCAACAGCGACGTCATCCTCCTGCCCAAGCCGCAGGCCCAGGATTTGGCCGAACTCCGTGACGGTCAAACGTTGTGGGGATGGCCGCACTGCGTGCAGGACCGGGCCATCACTCAGTTGGCGATTGACAAGAAGCTCACGCTCATCGCTTTTGAGGCAATGAATCACTGGGCGGGCGACGGCGGCTTCGGCCTGCATGTCTTCCACAAGAACAACGAGCTCGCCGGATACTGCTCCGTGCTGCATGCTTTGGCCCTCACGGGTTCCACGGGCGATTACGGACGCCGGCTGAGCGCCGTCGTGATTGGTTTCGGTGCCACGGCCCGCGGCGCCGTCACGGCTCTTAATGCCCATGGCATTCACGACGTCCAGGTCCTGACCAACCGGGGCGTCGCCGCCGTCGGGTCTCCGATCCATTCAGTACGGATCGTGCAATTCGACCATGACAGCAAGGCGCCATTCCTCAGCGAGGTCATTACGGACAAGGGTCGCAAGCCCTTGGCGCCGTTCCTGGCCGCGGCGGACATCGTAGTGAACTGCACCCTGCAGGACCCGAACGCCCCGCTGACATACCTTCGTACTGAAGACCTGACGGAATTCCAACCGGACAGCCTGATTGTGGATGTGTCCTGCGACGAAGGCATGGGCTTCAGCTGGGCGCGGACCACCACGTTCGATGAGCCCATGTTCCGCGTGGGCGGGCACGTCAATTACTACGCCGTGGACCACAGTCCGTCCTACCTGTGGAACTCGGCCAGCTGGGAAATCAGTGAGGCCCTGCTTCCGTTCCTGGACACCGTGGTGGCGGGACCGGACGGATGGGATGCCAACGAGACCGTCTCCCGCGCCATCGAAATACGCGACGGCGTGATTCGCAATCCGGACGTCCTGGAGTTCCAGGGACGCTCAGCTGATTACCCGCACCTGCCGGCGGCCTAG
- a CDS encoding MFS transporter, whose translation MAPPPPAAANVSQPVIDSLSAPPPADTVTQPLAVVSEKLPWRHTFISLKVPNFRIFAIGHFIAVIAIWMQRIAQDWMVLQLSGSVTAVGITVALQFMPSLFLGPWGGMIADRFAKRKILIICQSAAAVLAAVLAVLSLSGRVEVWHVYVIALVLGFVTVLDQPARQVFVNELVGPKYLRNAISVNSTTFQLGGLIGPALAGVLLTAVGAGWAFAANAVACCSTVAMLLILRKDQLHLSQPTPRKKGMLREGLNYALSKPTIYWPWLMAGFVAVFAMSLPVLLAAFADHVYDAGAGGYGLLNAMVALGALTGAVASTRRRQLRLRSVVTSAGLYGLMLCASSLMPTMMWFSVTMVLAGFWCLMFLTAANQMVQTSSNMSIRGRVMSLYLVVLIGGQAIGGPMMGWLAEHLGPHLAILISGGVPAIAAVVVAVVLARKSSLHIKVDLRDRRRVLRIVREPQTA comes from the coding sequence TTGGCACCCCCACCGCCTGCAGCGGCAAACGTCAGCCAGCCCGTCATCGATTCCCTGTCCGCACCTCCGCCCGCGGACACCGTCACCCAGCCACTCGCCGTCGTGAGTGAAAAGCTGCCCTGGCGGCACACCTTCATCTCCCTGAAGGTCCCCAACTTCCGGATCTTCGCGATCGGCCACTTCATTGCCGTGATCGCCATCTGGATGCAGCGCATTGCCCAAGACTGGATGGTGCTCCAGCTTTCCGGTTCCGTCACCGCCGTCGGAATTACGGTGGCGCTGCAGTTCATGCCGTCACTTTTCCTGGGCCCATGGGGCGGCATGATTGCCGACCGCTTCGCCAAGCGAAAAATCCTCATCATCTGCCAGTCTGCGGCGGCCGTGCTTGCCGCAGTGTTGGCAGTGCTCTCGCTGAGTGGCCGCGTTGAAGTGTGGCACGTGTATGTCATTGCCTTGGTGCTGGGCTTCGTGACGGTCCTGGACCAGCCGGCCCGGCAAGTGTTCGTCAACGAGCTGGTGGGCCCCAAGTACCTGCGGAACGCCATTAGCGTGAACTCCACCACCTTCCAGCTCGGCGGCCTGATCGGTCCCGCCCTGGCCGGTGTGCTGCTCACCGCAGTGGGTGCCGGCTGGGCCTTCGCTGCGAACGCAGTGGCATGCTGCTCCACGGTGGCCATGCTGCTGATCCTCCGCAAGGACCAGTTGCACTTGAGCCAGCCAACTCCCCGCAAGAAGGGAATGCTGCGCGAAGGTCTCAATTATGCGCTCAGCAAGCCCACCATCTACTGGCCATGGTTGATGGCCGGCTTCGTGGCAGTTTTCGCCATGAGCTTGCCCGTGCTGCTGGCCGCCTTTGCGGACCACGTGTACGACGCCGGTGCCGGAGGCTACGGCCTGCTGAACGCGATGGTTGCGCTCGGTGCGTTGACCGGCGCGGTGGCCTCCACCCGCCGTCGTCAGCTGCGGTTACGGTCGGTAGTGACCTCTGCCGGGCTGTACGGCCTGATGCTCTGTGCCTCCTCGCTCATGCCAACCATGATGTGGTTCAGCGTCACTATGGTCCTGGCCGGATTCTGGTGCCTCATGTTCCTCACCGCGGCCAACCAAATGGTGCAGACCAGCTCCAACATGAGCATCCGCGGACGCGTCATGAGCCTGTACCTGGTGGTGCTGATCGGTGGACAGGCAATCGGCGGACCCATGATGGGTTGGCTTGCCGAGCACCTCGGCCCCCACCTGGCCATTCTGATCTCCGGCGGTGTGCCTGCCATCGCGGCGGTGGTAGTCGCCGTCGTCCTGGCCCGGAAGTCATCGCTGCATATCAAAGTGGACCTGCGGGATCGGCGGCGGGTGCTGCGGATCGTGCGGGAGCCGCAAACGGCTTAA
- a CDS encoding LysR substrate-binding domain-containing protein produces MFEPVQLRSFLAVAETLSFTKAAERLGLAQPTVSQHVRKLEAAAKRVLVARDTREVRLTDNGDAMAGFARSILAAHDSAARYFSGSAMRGRLRFGTADDLAITGLPRILREFRQLYPQINLELTVSQSDQLYKRLNAGQLDLVFVKWVAGAKEGTVVRHDNFAWVGVEQTVLEPGAPVPLIAYPAPSLSRKLAIDALEAEGRTWRITCSTKQISGVLAAVRAGIGVAVMPASLVPEDLKVITQRFGLPPVGDVDFTLIRNPLANAEVIDALTQAIMGRTLSKSN; encoded by the coding sequence GTGTTCGAACCTGTCCAGCTCCGCTCCTTTCTGGCGGTGGCCGAAACCCTGAGTTTCACCAAAGCGGCGGAACGCCTGGGGCTCGCCCAACCCACCGTCAGCCAGCACGTCCGCAAGCTGGAAGCCGCCGCTAAGCGGGTACTCGTGGCCCGCGATACGCGCGAAGTCAGGCTCACCGACAACGGCGATGCCATGGCTGGCTTCGCCCGCAGCATCCTGGCCGCCCACGATTCCGCTGCCCGCTACTTTTCCGGTTCTGCCATGCGCGGGCGGCTCCGCTTCGGCACCGCCGATGACCTCGCCATTACAGGCCTCCCCCGGATCCTCCGCGAGTTCCGGCAGCTGTACCCGCAAATCAACCTGGAGCTCACCGTCAGCCAAAGCGACCAGCTCTACAAGCGCCTGAACGCCGGGCAACTGGACCTGGTATTCGTCAAATGGGTGGCCGGAGCCAAGGAGGGCACAGTGGTCCGGCACGACAACTTCGCCTGGGTGGGTGTGGAGCAGACCGTACTGGAACCGGGAGCGCCGGTCCCACTCATCGCCTACCCTGCGCCCAGCCTCAGCCGGAAGCTGGCCATCGATGCACTGGAAGCCGAGGGCCGGACTTGGCGGATCACGTGCAGCACCAAGCAGATCAGCGGGGTGCTCGCGGCGGTGCGCGCCGGCATTGGAGTTGCTGTGATGCCGGCGTCCTTGGTGCCTGAGGACCTCAAAGTCATCACGCAGAGGTTCGGTCTGCCGCCCGTGGGGGACGTCGACTTCACCCTGATCCGCAACCCGCTGGCCAACGCTGAAGTGATCGACGCCCTCACCCAGGCCATCATGGGCCGGACGCTGAGCAAGTCGAACTAG
- a CDS encoding SDR family oxidoreductase: MRVAITGGTGFVGRHLAERLNSEDTVVISRRTGVAITDVEALTEAFTGCDVVAHCAGINREMGDQTFQRVHVEGTRAVIEAARRAGVQRIVMLSFLRARPDCGSAYHETKWAAEELLRQSGIEHTILKAGMIYGKGDHMVDHVTRAVRSFPVFATVGYRERTVRPIPVEEAVNTLIAALEGRVPTPTVAVVGAEELELGAAVRRIARMAGGHPVYVRAPIWSIRALAQLTEWTMVVPLVAKAQAQMLAEGVSEPSPYAPWLPAELRPRLPFDDERIRAAVPEGRFALDDLRVVRWWNGRMDRGRPSRPVR, encoded by the coding sequence ATGCGTGTGGCTATTACCGGCGGTACCGGCTTTGTAGGGCGTCACCTCGCGGAACGACTCAACAGCGAGGACACTGTGGTCATCTCCAGGCGGACGGGAGTAGCAATCACCGACGTCGAAGCCTTAACGGAGGCCTTCACAGGTTGCGACGTCGTAGCCCACTGCGCGGGGATCAACCGGGAGATGGGTGACCAGACCTTCCAGCGGGTTCACGTTGAAGGCACCCGCGCCGTCATTGAAGCTGCCCGGAGGGCGGGCGTCCAAAGAATCGTCATGCTGAGCTTCCTTCGGGCCCGCCCGGATTGTGGTTCCGCCTATCATGAGACCAAATGGGCTGCCGAGGAACTCCTGCGGCAGTCGGGCATCGAGCACACGATTCTTAAGGCGGGGATGATTTACGGCAAGGGGGACCACATGGTGGACCATGTGACGCGTGCGGTGCGCAGCTTCCCGGTTTTCGCAACGGTCGGATATCGAGAACGGACTGTTCGACCCATACCGGTGGAAGAGGCCGTCAACACCCTGATCGCCGCCCTCGAAGGTCGTGTGCCCACCCCGACCGTCGCGGTTGTCGGAGCCGAAGAGCTCGAACTTGGAGCGGCTGTCCGCAGGATCGCCCGGATGGCGGGTGGCCATCCTGTTTACGTCCGCGCCCCCATCTGGTCCATTCGCGCGCTGGCTCAACTGACAGAGTGGACCATGGTGGTGCCCCTCGTCGCCAAAGCCCAGGCGCAGATGCTCGCCGAGGGGGTCAGTGAGCCTTCGCCGTATGCGCCGTGGCTTCCCGCGGAGCTGCGTCCGAGGCTTCCTTTCGACGACGAACGGATCCGGGCCGCCGTACCGGAAGGCCGCTTCGCCCTGGACGATCTTCGGGTAGTGAGGTGGTGGAACGGGCGCATGGACCGCGGACGGCCAAGCCGCCCTGTCCGCTAG
- a CDS encoding metalloregulator ArsR/SmtB family transcription factor produces the protein MADAASDIFSALAHPTRRQILQDLKDGELAAGEIAARFNATGPTISRHLSVLRQAGLVTERRDANRILYSLVGERLALSVGDFLSTVCPEQIVLREVRKRTPSRPSTRTPKATKTSEA, from the coding sequence ATGGCAGATGCAGCATCGGATATCTTCTCAGCCTTGGCGCACCCCACCAGGCGGCAAATTCTTCAAGACCTCAAGGACGGCGAGTTGGCCGCCGGTGAGATCGCTGCGCGATTCAACGCCACCGGACCCACCATTTCCCGACATTTGAGCGTGCTGCGCCAAGCCGGCCTGGTCACGGAACGGCGGGACGCCAACCGTATTCTCTACTCGCTCGTGGGTGAGCGCCTGGCCCTATCGGTTGGGGACTTCCTTTCCACGGTTTGCCCCGAGCAGATCGTATTGCGGGAGGTCCGGAAACGGACCCCGTCCCGCCCCTCGACCAGGACGCCGAAAGCGACCAAGACATCTGAAGCCTGA